In one window of Arctopsyche grandis isolate Sample6627 chromosome 6, ASM5162203v2, whole genome shotgun sequence DNA:
- the LOC143912694 gene encoding protein PET100 homolog, mitochondrial encodes MARLHLEILRMSLYMAFPVVAFHLFNQPAYFERWVTNFKREMYPPEKESDKILLKNTKLFLRQKEQETLAAAIKEHEMKNKQ; translated from the coding sequence ATGGCGCGACTGCATTTGGAAATATTGAGAATGTCTCTGTATATGGCATTTCCCGTCGTTGCATTCCACCTGTTTAATCAACCAGCTTATTTTGAAAGGTGGGTTACTAACTTCAAACGAGAAATGTACCCACCAGAGAAAGAATCAGataaaattcttttaaaaaacACTAAATTATTCTTGCGTCAGAAAGAACAAGAAACACTTGCGGCAGCTATCAAAGAACACGAAATGAAGAATAaacagtaa